One Peromyscus leucopus breed LL Stock chromosome 4, UCI_PerLeu_2.1, whole genome shotgun sequence genomic region harbors:
- the Zscan29 gene encoding zinc finger and SCAN domain-containing protein 29 isoform X1, with the protein MAKPTLRGNGTNSECLRQRFRRFHYQEVTGPREAFSQLWELCCRWLRPEVRTKEQIVELLVLEQFLTVLPGEIQNWVQKQCPENGEEAVTLVEDLEREPGPPGHSVTVSVKGQEMHSEKMTSPKSSQALLSVLQESVDPQPRGVSKKERARSPALGLQEQMNPKKTLRPFQRSGFPFPTPDVVSRLDQGEPWIPDLFSSKEKDVPKGKSTGDKQVYTDPLPSKRERSHGVEQDHWGFDDEQVVGVHWGYRETRTLLAILSQTEFYEALRNCHRNSQVYGAVAEKLREYGFLRTLEQCRTKFKGLQKSYRKVKSGHPPDTCPFFEEMEALMSAQVIALPISGLEEAICHSGQAGTDTEPEEPGLRAWQHEDGDEAVVEGSDSDDLEATPQDPDNPPASVLFRSPSGVHWGYEETKTYLAILSETQFYKALQNCHRNSQLYGAVAERLWEYGFLRTPEQCRTKFKSLQTSYRKVKNGQAPETCPFFEEMDALVSAQVGAPPNDDQEKETASCYLQGTSEPQAEKQAEDSEEDSDDEDDPEIPPGAVTTRAPVLFQSPSGFEAGFYNEENLKRDISEEVRLHRTLLARSERKIPRHVNQDKASKNGCSSESQWEKIQRANKRKPAFPEKNIGTVLTYQRTGLGDRPYKYLRYGKGFGPNSHLLYQVFHHVENPYKCADCGKSFSRSARLIRHRRIHTGEKPYQCLDCGKGFRDSSNFITHRRIHTGEKPYQCGECGKRFNQSSSLIIHQRTHTGEKPYQCEKCGKSFNNSSHFSAHRRTHTGERPHACPDCGKSFSKSSDLRAHHRTHTGEKPYECHNCGKCFSKSAALNKHRESHTRGKLPSQPRPT; encoded by the exons ATGGCCAAGCCCACTCTGAGGGGAAATGGCACTAACTCGGAATGCCTACGACAGCGCTTCAGGAGATTCCATTACCAGGAGGTGACTGGACCCCGGGAGGCTTTCAGCCAACTATGGGAACTTTGCTGTCGGTGGCTAAGGCCAGAGGTGCGCACCAAGGAGCAGATTGTGGAATTGTTGGTGCTCGAGCAGTTCCTGACTGTGCTACCTGGGGAGATCCAGAACTGGGTACAAAAGCAATGTCCAGAAAATGGAGAGGAGGCAGTGACATTGGTGGAAGACTTAGAAAGAGAGCCTGGGCCACCTGGACATTCG GTCACAGTCTCTGTAAAGGGGCAGGAAATGCACTCGGAGAAGATGACATCCCCGAAATCATCACAGGCGTTATTAAGTGTTCTTCAGGAGTCAGTGGACCCCCAGCCCAGGGGTGTGTCCAAGAAAGAGAGGGCAAGAAGCCCAGCCCTGGGACTACAGGAGCAGATGAAcccaaagaagactctgagaccttTCCAAAGGAGCG GATTTCCATTTCCTACACCTGATGTGGTCTCCAGATTGGATCAAGGAGAGCCATGGATCCCAGATCTGTTCAGCTCCAAGGAGAAAGATGTCCCAAAAGGAAAGAGCACAGGAGACAAACAAGTTTATACTGATCCATTAccatccaagagagagagaagccacgGGGTGGAACAGGACCACTGGGGCTTTGATGATGAGCAAGTGGTGGGCGTGCACTGGGGCTACAGAGAGACTAGAACACTCCTCGCAATTCTCAGTCAGACTGAATTTTATGAAGCTCTCCGAAACTGCCATAGGAACAGCCAGGTGTATGGGGCTGTGGCTGAGAAGCTGCGTGAGTATGGCTTCCTCCGGACCCTGGAACAGTGCCGGACCAAGTTCAAAGGCCTTCAGAAGAGCTACAGGAAGGTCAAGAGTGGTCATCCACCTGATACCTGCCCTTTCTTCGAAGAGATGGAAGCCCTGATGAGTGCCCAGGTCATTGCACTGCCCATCAGTGGCCTGGAAGAGGCCATTTGCCATTCTGGCCAGGCAGGCACCGACACGGAACCTGAGGAGCCAGGGCTGAGGGCCTGGCAGCATGAGGATGGAGACGAGGCTGTGGTTGAAGGGTCTGACAGTGATGACTTGGAGGCAACCCCCCAGGACCCCGACAACCCACCTGCGTCTGTCCTCTTCCGAAGCCCAAGCG GTGTACACTGGGGCTATGAAGAAACCAAGACTTACCTTGCAATTCTGAGTGAGACTCAGTTCTACAAAGCCCTCCAGAACTGTCACCGCAACAGCCAGTTATATGGAGCAGTTGCTGAGAGATTATGGGAATATGGCTTCCTTAGGACCCCAGAGCAATGTCGGACCAAATTTAAAAGCCTACAAACCAGCTATCGGAAAGTCAAGAATGGCCAGGCACCAGAAACCTGCCCCTTCTTTGAAGAAATGGACGCTTTGGTGAGTGCCCAAGTTGGTGCCCCACCTAATGATGACCAGGAGAAAGAAACAGCTTCTTGCTATCTCCAGGGAACCAGTGAGCCTCAAGCTGAGAAGCaagctgaggactcagaagaaGATTCAGATGACGAAGATGATCCTGAGATACCCCCAGGGGCTGTTACAACCCGTGCCCCAGTCTTATTCCAGAGTCCCAGTG GTTTTGAGGCTGGATTTTATAATGAAGAGAATCTTAAACGAGATATTTCTGAGGAAGTACGGCTGCATAGAACATTACTTGCAAGGTCTGAAAGGAAAATTCCCCGTCATGTTAATCAAGATAAAGCTAGTAAGAATGGATGTTCATCAGAAAGCCAGTGGGAAAAGATCCAAAGAGCGAACAAAAGAAAACCAGCATTCCCAGAGAAGAATATAGGTACAGTCCTGACTTATCAGAGAACAGGTTTGGGAGACAGACCCTATAAATACCTCAGATATGGCAAAGGCTTTGGCCCAAACTCCCATCTCCTGTATCAGGTATTCCATCATGTAGAGAATCCGTATAAATGTGCTGACTGTGGGAAAAGCTTCAGCCGGAGCGCACGCCTCATCAGACACCGAAGAAtccacactggagaaaaaccGTATCAGTGTCTTGACTGTGGCAAAGGTTTCCGTGACAGTTCCAATTTCATTACCCATCGGAGAATCCACACAGGAGAAAAACCTTATCAGTGTGGTGAATGTGGAAAACGCTTCAATCAGAGCTCAAGCCTTATAATTCACCAGAGAACccacacaggagagaagcctTACCAGTGTGAAAAGTGTGGGAAAAGCTTCAATAACAGTTCTCACTTCAGCGCTCACAGGaggacacacacaggagagagacccCATGCGTGTCCTGACTGTGGTAAGAGTTTCAGTAAGAGTTCTGACTTACGTGCACATCACAGAacccacacaggagagaaaccctatgagtgCCACAATTGTGGCAAGTGCTTCAGTAAGAGCGCTGCCCTTAACAAACACCGAGAGAGCCATACCCGAGGAAAGCTGCCGTCACAGCCCAGGCCTACGTAA
- the Zscan29 gene encoding zinc finger and SCAN domain-containing protein 29 isoform X2 encodes MGTLLSVAKARGAHQGADCGIVGARAVPDCATWGDPELGTKAMSRKWRGGSDIGGRLRKRAWATWTFGFPFPTPDVVSRLDQGEPWIPDLFSSKEKDVPKGKSTGDKQVYTDPLPSKRERSHGVEQDHWGFDDEQVVGVHWGYRETRTLLAILSQTEFYEALRNCHRNSQVYGAVAEKLREYGFLRTLEQCRTKFKGLQKSYRKVKSGHPPDTCPFFEEMEALMSAQVIALPISGLEEAICHSGQAGTDTEPEEPGLRAWQHEDGDEAVVEGSDSDDLEATPQDPDNPPASVLFRSPSGKKLSLGFGIRFEEQ; translated from the exons ATGGGAACTTTGCTGTCGGTGGCTAAGGCCAGAGGTGCGCACCAAGGAGCAGATTGTGGAATTGTTGGTGCTCGAGCAGTTCCTGACTGTGCTACCTGGGGAGATCCAGAACTGGGTACAAAAGCAATGTCCAGAAAATGGAGAGGAGGCAGTGACATTGGTGGAAGACTTAGAAAGAGAGCCTGGGCCACCTGGACATTCG GATTTCCATTTCCTACACCTGATGTGGTCTCCAGATTGGATCAAGGAGAGCCATGGATCCCAGATCTGTTCAGCTCCAAGGAGAAAGATGTCCCAAAAGGAAAGAGCACAGGAGACAAACAAGTTTATACTGATCCATTAccatccaagagagagagaagccacgGGGTGGAACAGGACCACTGGGGCTTTGATGATGAGCAAGTGGTGGGCGTGCACTGGGGCTACAGAGAGACTAGAACACTCCTCGCAATTCTCAGTCAGACTGAATTTTATGAAGCTCTCCGAAACTGCCATAGGAACAGCCAGGTGTATGGGGCTGTGGCTGAGAAGCTGCGTGAGTATGGCTTCCTCCGGACCCTGGAACAGTGCCGGACCAAGTTCAAAGGCCTTCAGAAGAGCTACAGGAAGGTCAAGAGTGGTCATCCACCTGATACCTGCCCTTTCTTCGAAGAGATGGAAGCCCTGATGAGTGCCCAGGTCATTGCACTGCCCATCAGTGGCCTGGAAGAGGCCATTTGCCATTCTGGCCAGGCAGGCACCGACACGGAACCTGAGGAGCCAGGGCTGAGGGCCTGGCAGCATGAGGATGGAGACGAGGCTGTGGTTGAAGGGTCTGACAGTGATGACTTGGAGGCAACCCCCCAGGACCCCGACAACCCACCTGCGTCTGTCCTCTTCCGAAGCCCAAGCGGTAAGAAGCTTTCCTTGGGCTTTGGGATTAGGTTTGAGGAGCAATGA